The proteins below come from a single Bacteroidales bacterium genomic window:
- the radA gene encoding DNA repair protein RadA: protein MLKAKSVFICQNCGAQSLKWIGKCPSCNEWNTYEEEIIADTKSKTINYYKNITKNPVLISDINTNNEKRIDTNNKEFNRILGGGLIPGSVVLIGGEPGIGKSTLLLQIALKIKEKKILYISGEESYQQLKIRANRVGIQNEQCYILNETLLENIFLQIKEISPHIIIIDSIQTIHSQKIDSSPATISQVRECTNELFRFAKETSIPVLLVSHINKEGSLAGPKVLEHIVDTVIQFEGDKNYMYRILRATKNRFGSTSELGIYEMKGNGLIEVGNVSELLLTHQHEKLSGIAISSTIEGIRPFLIEIQALVSSSAYGIPQRSTTGFDLRRLNMLLAVLEKRAGFRLATKDVFLNIAGGIKVNDPGVDLAVIIAILTSNHDIPVDQFSCFSGEVGLSGEIRAVNRIEQRISEAEKLGFKYIYISSGNKKNLDISKFSIKIIFVSKIADILKILFRK, encoded by the coding sequence TTGTTAAAAGCAAAATCAGTTTTTATTTGTCAGAATTGTGGTGCCCAATCATTAAAATGGATTGGCAAATGCCCATCATGTAACGAATGGAATACTTATGAGGAAGAAATTATTGCCGACACAAAATCAAAAACAATCAATTATTATAAAAATATAACTAAAAATCCTGTATTAATTTCTGATATTAATACTAATAATGAAAAAAGAATTGATACAAATAATAAAGAGTTTAACAGAATACTTGGAGGAGGATTAATCCCCGGTTCGGTTGTTCTTATTGGTGGAGAGCCAGGTATTGGGAAATCAACATTGTTACTACAAATTGCTTTAAAAATAAAAGAAAAAAAAATTCTTTATATATCCGGTGAAGAAAGCTACCAACAATTAAAAATAAGAGCAAACAGAGTTGGTATTCAAAATGAACAATGTTATATATTAAACGAAACATTGCTTGAAAATATTTTCCTGCAAATAAAAGAAATTAGCCCCCATATAATTATTATTGATTCTATACAAACCATTCATTCACAGAAAATTGATTCCTCTCCTGCTACTATTTCTCAAGTCAGGGAGTGTACAAACGAATTGTTCCGTTTTGCTAAAGAAACATCAATTCCTGTTTTATTAGTAAGCCATATTAATAAAGAAGGTTCTTTGGCAGGACCAAAGGTGCTGGAACATATTGTTGATACTGTAATACAATTTGAAGGCGATAAAAATTATATGTACAGAATATTAAGAGCAACAAAAAACAGGTTTGGTTCTACTTCTGAGTTAGGCATTTATGAAATGAAAGGAAATGGTTTAATTGAAGTTGGAAATGTTTCTGAACTTTTATTAACTCATCAACATGAAAAATTATCAGGAATAGCAATTTCTTCAACAATTGAAGGAATAAGACCTTTCCTTATCGAAATACAGGCGCTTGTTAGTTCATCTGCATATGGCATTCCTCAAAGATCTACTACTGGCTTTGATTTAAGAAGACTAAATATGCTACTGGCTGTTCTGGAAAAAAGAGCCGGTTTTAGATTGGCAACAAAAGATGTATTTTTAAATATTGCAGGAGGAATTAAAGTAAACGACCCTGGTGTTGACCTTGCTGTTATAATTGCAATATTGACTTCAAATCATGATATCCCTGTTGACCAGTTTTCATGTTTTTCTGGTGAGGTTGGACTTTCCGGCGAAATACGTGCAGTAAATCGTATAGAACAGCGTATAAGTGAAGCTGAAAAATTAGGATTTAAATATATATATATATCATCGGGTAATAAAAAGAATCTTGATATTTCTAAATTTTCAATTAAAATTATTTTTGTTAGTAAAATTGCAGATATTCTTAAAATATTGTTTAGAAAATAA
- a CDS encoding penicillin-binding protein yields MKLKNKYCLYVWLFWVIILVPIIFLITIFTLISLNKMGFMPSFEELENPKNNLASEVYSEDNKLLGNIFFENRSYINFEDLSPNMIDAVIASEDIRFSKHSGIDAKGLARVIIKTVILGQRSAGGGSTITQQLAKNLFPRDTTTYKNLISRKSHLAITKFKEWVIAIKLERNYTKEEIIVMYLNTVPFGSQSFGIKAATNTFFNKTPDELTIEEAALLTGMVKAPTRYSPVRNPERALWKRNQVLNKMRRNNYITQIQYDSISAIPIQLNYKVQNHLQGIAKYLREYLRIFLSSKKPNIKKYWNYKTYEEDSIEWETNPLYGWCNKNFKPDSTNYNIYTDGLRIYTTINSVMQRYAEEALIEHLSKDLQIAFNEEQKHEENAPFSADLEKEDVENIMLLSMKRTERYRILRNSGLSLDSIKSVFNKPVSMTVFSWSGEIDTTMSPLDSIRYYKHFLHSGFLSMDPHTGFVKTYVGGIDYKHFKYDHIKKSKRQVGSTFKPFLYTLAMQEGLSPCYRVPNVQTTFLLPTGEIWTAKNSSNEKYDRKMVTLKWGLANSVNNVSTWLMKQFKPHAVINLVELMGIKSPILPVPSICLGSPDISLYEMVGAYSTFGNKGVYIEPVFVTRIEDKNGNILATFTPKKTEAFSERTAYLMLNLLEGVVKHGTSIRLIIKYELTNQIAAKTGTTDNHSDGWFIGITPNLVSGVWVGGEERSIHFNTITLGQGANMALPIWALFMQKVYDDKSLGISKDDIFEKPLQNLTIEIDCEKYEQNDDELNEEVEYSDEDEFF; encoded by the coding sequence ATGAAATTGAAAAATAAATATTGTTTATATGTTTGGCTATTTTGGGTAATAATATTGGTTCCGATAATTTTTTTAATAACAATTTTTACTTTAATCTCGTTAAATAAGATGGGATTTATGCCTTCTTTTGAAGAATTAGAAAATCCAAAAAACAATTTAGCTTCTGAGGTTTATTCAGAAGATAATAAACTTTTAGGAAATATATTTTTTGAAAACAGAAGCTATATTAATTTCGAAGATTTATCACCCAATATGATTGATGCAGTGATAGCATCAGAGGATATACGTTTCTCAAAACATTCAGGTATTGATGCCAAAGGATTAGCACGTGTTATAATTAAAACTGTTATACTGGGACAAAGGAGTGCAGGTGGAGGAAGCACAATAACCCAGCAATTAGCAAAGAATTTGTTCCCCAGAGATACTACTACATATAAAAATTTAATTTCAAGAAAAAGCCATTTAGCTATTACTAAATTTAAAGAATGGGTAATTGCAATAAAATTAGAAAGAAACTATACTAAAGAAGAAATCATTGTTATGTATCTAAATACTGTTCCATTTGGCAGTCAATCATTTGGAATTAAAGCAGCTACAAATACTTTTTTTAATAAAACTCCTGACGAGCTAACAATTGAGGAGGCAGCTCTTTTAACAGGTATGGTTAAAGCTCCGACACGATACAGTCCTGTAAGAAATCCTGAAAGAGCATTATGGAAACGAAATCAGGTTTTAAATAAAATGCGCAGAAATAATTATATTACTCAAATACAATATGATTCGATAAGTGCTATTCCTATACAATTAAACTATAAAGTTCAAAATCACTTGCAAGGAATAGCAAAATATTTAAGAGAATATTTAAGAATTTTTTTGAGTTCTAAAAAACCAAACATTAAAAAATATTGGAATTATAAAACATATGAAGAAGATTCTATTGAATGGGAAACAAATCCTCTTTATGGTTGGTGTAATAAAAATTTTAAACCTGATAGTACTAATTATAATATTTATACAGACGGTCTTCGTATTTATACAACAATAAATTCTGTAATGCAAAGATATGCTGAAGAAGCATTAATAGAGCATTTAAGTAAGGATTTACAGATAGCATTTAATGAAGAACAAAAACATGAAGAAAACGCTCCTTTTTCAGCCGATTTGGAAAAAGAGGATGTTGAAAACATTATGCTTTTATCAATGAAAAGAACCGAAAGATACAGGATTTTAAGAAATAGCGGATTATCATTAGATTCAATAAAATCTGTTTTTAACAAGCCTGTCTCAATGACAGTATTTTCATGGAGTGGAGAAATTGATACAACAATGTCTCCATTAGATTCAATAAGATATTATAAACATTTTTTACATTCCGGTTTTTTATCTATGGACCCACATACAGGTTTTGTAAAAACGTATGTTGGAGGAATAGATTATAAACATTTCAAATATGATCATATTAAAAAAAGTAAGCGACAAGTTGGCTCAACTTTTAAGCCCTTTTTATACACTCTTGCAATGCAAGAAGGGCTATCACCCTGTTATAGAGTTCCTAATGTTCAAACTACTTTTTTATTACCAACCGGAGAAATATGGACAGCAAAAAATTCAAGCAACGAAAAATATGACAGAAAAATGGTAACTTTAAAATGGGGATTAGCTAATTCTGTCAATAATGTATCAACATGGCTTATGAAACAATTTAAACCTCATGCAGTTATTAACTTAGTGGAATTAATGGGTATTAAAAGTCCTATTCTTCCTGTTCCTTCAATATGTCTTGGTTCTCCTGATATATCATTATATGAAATGGTTGGAGCATACAGTACTTTTGGGAATAAAGGAGTATATATTGAGCCTGTTTTTGTTACTAGAATTGAAGATAAAAACGGGAATATTCTTGCTACATTTACACCGAAAAAAACTGAGGCTTTTAGTGAACGAACAGCTTATCTTATGCTAAACTTATTAGAAGGAGTTGTTAAACATGGCACAAGCATTCGTTTAATAATAAAATATGAATTAACAAACCAAATTGCTGCAAAAACCGGAACAACAGACAATCATTCCGATGGATGGTTTATTGGAATTACTCCAAACTTAGTTTCCGGAGTTTGGGTAGGTGGTGAAGAAAGAAGCATTCATTTTAATACAATTACATTAGGACAAGGTGCAAATATGGCATTACCAATCTGGGCATTATTTATGCAAAAAGTATATGATGATAAATCTCTTGGAATAAGTAAAGATGATATATTTGAAAAACCACTGCAAAATCTTACTATAGAAATAGATTGTGAAAAATATGAACAAAATGATGATGAATTAAACGAAGAAGTCGAATATTCAGACGAAGACGAATTTTTTTAA